A genomic window from Streptomyces misionensis includes:
- a CDS encoding sensor histidine kinase has protein sequence MPTQADHLRSAGPDEGRVDEDSTMRCRGGEPTGQPSGLPLGAEAPPPHFALAVVFTVMAGFFVMQVVDILDQGVTPLDIALVFTVLPALIGCQVAQTLPRLRPLRDRYGRAILLAQVLLVVLPCALFGWAWGGMGGFVGASALLVLETRKGIAVFGTLVALIALSTGARSGFGTVAVPYMVVSSLLTGIIVYSLIRLATLTIAVHEAREDFARIAIVKERLRFARDLHDLLGYSLSAITLKGELACQLVGRAPDQARDELLGIIDISRQALADVREVAHSYRSLSLLNELSSARSVLSVAGIEAHVRIDYDRLSAEADTELATVLREGVTNVMRHSEASRCRIEATQRDGVVRLCIANDGVPAKENSGRRGGSRGGSGLQNLTERMTAVGGRLTAGVDEDGWFRLVAETAPAPPAAGAGRG, from the coding sequence ATGCCGACGCAGGCCGACCACCTGCGAAGCGCCGGTCCCGACGAGGGCCGGGTCGATGAGGACTCGACCATGCGCTGCAGGGGCGGAGAGCCGACCGGACAGCCTTCGGGGCTTCCGCTCGGCGCCGAGGCGCCGCCACCGCACTTCGCCCTCGCGGTGGTCTTCACCGTCATGGCCGGCTTCTTCGTCATGCAGGTCGTCGACATCCTCGACCAGGGCGTGACACCGCTCGACATCGCCCTCGTCTTCACCGTGCTGCCGGCGCTGATCGGCTGTCAGGTGGCGCAGACACTGCCGCGGCTGCGTCCGCTGCGGGACCGCTACGGGCGGGCGATCCTGCTCGCCCAGGTGCTCCTCGTCGTGCTCCCGTGCGCGTTGTTCGGGTGGGCCTGGGGCGGGATGGGCGGCTTCGTCGGCGCATCGGCGCTGCTGGTGCTGGAGACCCGCAAGGGGATCGCGGTCTTCGGCACGCTGGTGGCACTCATCGCGCTGTCGACCGGGGCGCGCTCCGGGTTCGGCACGGTGGCGGTGCCGTACATGGTGGTCTCCTCCCTGCTCACCGGGATCATCGTCTACAGCCTCATCCGGCTGGCCACGCTGACCATCGCCGTCCACGAGGCACGTGAGGACTTCGCCCGTATCGCGATCGTCAAGGAGCGGCTGCGCTTCGCCCGGGACCTGCACGACCTGCTCGGCTACAGCCTCTCGGCGATTACGCTCAAGGGCGAGCTCGCCTGCCAGCTGGTCGGCCGGGCGCCGGACCAGGCCCGCGACGAGCTGCTCGGCATCATCGACATCTCGCGGCAGGCGCTGGCGGACGTGCGCGAGGTGGCGCACAGCTATCGCTCGCTGTCGCTGCTCAACGAGCTGTCCTCGGCCCGCTCGGTGCTCTCCGTCGCGGGCATCGAGGCGCATGTGAGGATCGATTACGACCGGCTGAGCGCCGAGGCGGACACCGAGCTCGCCACGGTCCTGCGCGAGGGCGTCACCAACGTGATGCGGCACAGCGAGGCGTCCCGCTGCCGCATCGAGGCGACCCAGCGGGACGGTGTCGTACGGTTGTGCATCGCCAACGACGGGGTGCCCGCGAAGGAGAACTCTGGGCGACGGGGCGGGAGCCGGGGCGGCAGCGGACTGCAGAACCTCACGGAGCGCATGACGGCCGTGGGCGGACGGCTCACCGCGGGGGTGGACGAGGACGGCTGGTTCCGCCTGGTCGCCGAGACCGCCCCCGCGCCGCCGGCGGCCGGCGCCGGCCGCGGCTGA